Proteins from a single region of Aureibacter tunicatorum:
- a CDS encoding SMI1/KNR4 family protein, which produces MEDEKMSFPIEEKYIIETEVELNVKFPTEFKTRMIESNGGELLSDEFEFNLYPFFDKSDRKRISRTCNHIGLETKKAREWNGFPVNGIAIGSDGFGNLIILTHNGKGILKDEIYFWNHENGQTQKIAKTIYELDE; this is translated from the coding sequence ATAGAAGATGAAAAAATGTCATTTCCAATAGAAGAAAAATATATAATAGAAACAGAGGTTGAATTAAATGTAAAATTCCCAACTGAATTTAAAACCCGAATGATAGAATCAAATGGTGGCGAATTGTTATCCGATGAATTTGAATTTAATTTGTATCCGTTTTTTGACAAATCTGACAGAAAAAGAATAAGTCGAACTTGCAATCACATTGGACTTGAAACTAAAAAAGCTCGCGAATGGAATGGATTTCCTGTAAATGGAATCGCAATTGGTTCAGATGGATTCGGAAACTTAATAATATTGACTCATAACGGAAAAGGAATTCTGAAAGACGAAATATACTTCTGGAATCACGAGAATGGGCAAACGCAGAAAATAGCCAAGACAATATATGAATTGGATGAATAA
- a CDS encoding SUKH-3 domain-containing protein, with amino-acid sequence MQQPDKDRILGLLIGKMPVREFESWLFKDLELESRIGSDMYFDLIDIDYRDSNSSCIVSQTLMGKHIDPVELKDFKYHKVLEQAGWYHGRKTEQTVTSKKLTPELKNARDILTEFGGLELISPYKCDYWTPRNICFPETIERLSHGVKYGLDKPLICFAHIDDFNSALYIDDENNYYLLDDIANIDLFRFKGNELSTLLQNLMGLDEQGNFELTGSSNRK; translated from the coding sequence ATGCAACAACCAGATAAAGATAGAATTTTAGGCCTTCTGATAGGAAAAATGCCTGTCAGGGAGTTTGAATCGTGGCTATTTAAAGATTTGGAATTGGAGTCTAGAATAGGGTCTGATATGTATTTTGACTTAATAGACATTGATTATCGAGATAGTAATAGCTCCTGTATCGTGAGCCAGACATTAATGGGAAAGCATATAGATCCAGTTGAGTTGAAGGACTTTAAATATCATAAGGTTTTGGAACAAGCAGGCTGGTACCATGGTCGAAAAACGGAACAAACTGTTACAAGCAAAAAGTTAACACCTGAACTAAAGAATGCAAGGGATATACTCACCGAATTCGGAGGCTTGGAATTGATTTCGCCTTATAAATGTGATTATTGGACTCCGAGGAATATTTGCTTTCCTGAAACTATTGAACGCCTCAGTCATGGGGTGAAATATGGATTGGATAAACCATTAATCTGTTTTGCTCATATTGATGATTTCAATTCAGCTTTGTATATAGATGATGAGAACAATTATTATCTTCTAGATGATATTGCTAATATTGACCTTTTTAGATTTAAGGGAAACGAATTGTCAACATTGCTTCAGAATCTTATGGGTTTAGACGAACAAGGAAATTTCGAACTAACTGGGAGTTCAAATCGAAAATAA
- a CDS encoding N-acetyltransferase family protein, with protein MNDKLIFRKLEKSDWEKVSQIYSEGLDTGNATFETNIPSWESWNNSHLNDCRHVAEINGKVAGWSALSPVSSRCVYGGVAEVSVYVSSEFEGQKIGTRLLEKLIKESEAIGIWTLQAGIFPENLGSLKIHKRLDFREVGFREKIGQLNGVWRDTVLLERRSKKIGI; from the coding sequence ATGAATGATAAATTGATATTTAGAAAATTGGAAAAATCTGATTGGGAAAAAGTTTCACAGATTTATTCTGAGGGACTAGACACTGGTAATGCCACATTTGAAACGAATATACCAAGTTGGGAAAGCTGGAATAACAGCCATCTGAATGATTGTAGGCACGTTGCAGAAATAAATGGAAAAGTTGCAGGTTGGAGCGCTCTATCGCCTGTCTCTTCACGCTGTGTCTATGGAGGCGTTGCGGAGGTTAGCGTTTATGTGTCTTCAGAATTTGAAGGACAAAAAATTGGCACCAGACTTCTTGAGAAACTAATAAAAGAAAGTGAAGCTATTGGAATTTGGACATTACAAGCGGGTATCTTTCCTGAAAATTTAGGGAGTTTGAAAATTCACAAAAGACTGGATTTTAGAGAGGTAGGCTTTCGAGAGAAAATAGGACAATTAAATGGTGTTTGGCGAGACACAGTATTATTAGAGCGTAGAAGCAAAAAAATAGGGATTTAA
- a CDS encoding DUF2314 domain-containing protein, whose amino-acid sequence MKILLLPLLLFCSLLVNAQDEESLILVNKENEKMDKAFLEAKETLDQFISRATVQRKEHEIYGAYIKVVQNEVVEYLWVSDFQKYNETYFIGVLITKPELTTQFKKGATIGFLKEDIFDWQIYDKNTDVLEGAFTFKALE is encoded by the coding sequence ATGAAAATACTTTTACTTCCATTGCTATTGTTTTGCTCATTATTAGTGAATGCTCAAGATGAAGAAAGTCTAATTTTAGTCAATAAGGAAAATGAAAAAATGGATAAAGCTTTTCTGGAAGCAAAAGAAACTTTAGATCAGTTTATCTCAAGAGCTACAGTACAAAGAAAAGAACACGAAATTTATGGTGCTTACATCAAAGTAGTACAAAACGAAGTCGTTGAATATCTTTGGGTTTCTGATTTTCAAAAATATAATGAAACTTATTTTATAGGAGTTCTCATCACAAAACCAGAACTTACCACTCAGTTCAAAAAAGGAGCTACAATAGGATTTCTAAAAGAAGACATTTTTGATTGGCAAATTTATGATAAGAACACAGATGTTTTAGAAGGGGCATTTACCTTTAAAGCACTTGAATAA
- a CDS encoding serine hydrolase translates to MKHQFYSLIVLLLIFASCSSGSKKQLDKITIQSQQLDSLFNFCYSNGMYNGAVIVTKNDSVIYKNSFGYANEENKEKITPESVFYIASVSKQFTSMGIMILSEQGKLSFDDKIEDIFPNYPAYLKNITIRQLMTHTSGITDTELYKLKDPSNDDVLESIMKGDSLELENGKTFRYSNTGYTLLAFVIEKVSGMPIEEFFEKEIFDPLNMRHTTTSIRRKQNNMKTVIGYNWLGKNGGYNSTVVGGGGIYSTINDLQKYNKALNTNKLVTKNTLNKAFTNGQLSDQESDGYGFGWSLREKDNKKYVQHDGYVPGYRSFIKKNLTDGYDYIFLTNHGDKLPMNELISSIDSVLEQSKYVRPKNRVVNKISHELKVNGSSNLCQNIKDEIIKNKDHYTIDENRINLLGYMYLRDNQTNIAIEIFKLNTYLHPNSANVWDSLGEGYYENGQFELSKENYQKTLEMNPDNDNARVVIERIEKGQTKNS, encoded by the coding sequence ATGAAACATCAATTTTACAGTTTAATAGTTCTTCTATTAATATTTGCATCATGCTCAAGTGGCTCAAAAAAACAATTGGATAAAATTACTATTCAATCACAACAACTAGACTCACTTTTCAATTTCTGTTATTCAAATGGAATGTATAACGGAGCGGTTATAGTTACCAAGAATGACTCTGTCATTTATAAGAATTCATTTGGTTATGCCAACGAAGAAAACAAAGAAAAAATAACTCCTGAATCTGTTTTTTATATTGCTTCGGTTTCGAAACAATTCACCTCAATGGGGATAATGATATTAAGCGAACAAGGCAAACTATCTTTTGACGATAAAATCGAAGATATTTTTCCTAATTATCCCGCTTACCTAAAAAATATAACCATAAGACAACTTATGACTCACACCTCGGGAATTACAGATACCGAACTTTACAAACTAAAGGACCCGAGTAATGACGATGTTTTAGAATCTATTATGAAAGGAGATTCTTTAGAACTGGAAAACGGAAAGACCTTTAGATATAGCAACACGGGATATACATTGCTTGCTTTTGTCATAGAAAAGGTATCTGGAATGCCGATTGAAGAATTCTTTGAAAAAGAGATATTTGACCCTTTAAACATGCGCCACACTACTACTTCTATAAGGCGAAAACAAAATAACATGAAAACGGTCATTGGGTACAATTGGTTGGGTAAAAATGGAGGTTATAATTCTACTGTTGTTGGAGGTGGTGGAATATATTCAACAATTAATGATTTACAAAAGTACAACAAAGCACTGAACACGAATAAACTAGTTACTAAAAACACGCTAAATAAAGCTTTTACTAATGGACAATTAAGTGATCAAGAAAGTGATGGGTATGGCTTTGGTTGGTCTCTACGCGAAAAAGACAATAAAAAATATGTGCAACATGATGGTTATGTACCTGGTTATCGTTCTTTTATAAAAAAGAATTTAACTGATGGCTATGATTATATCTTTTTAACAAATCATGGAGATAAATTACCAATGAATGAGTTGATAAGCTCAATCGATAGTGTACTTGAACAATCCAAATATGTAAGACCAAAAAATCGTGTTGTCAATAAGATTTCACATGAGCTTAAAGTAAATGGCTCATCAAATTTATGTCAAAATATCAAAGATGAAATCATTAAAAATAAAGATCACTATACGATTGATGAGAACCGCATTAATTTATTAGGATATATGTATCTCAGAGATAATCAAACAAATATTGCAATAGAAATTTTTAAATTAAATACTTACTTACATCCAAATTCTGCTAACGTATGGGATAGTTTAGGTGAAGGGTATTATGAAAATGGGCAATTCGAATTATCTAAAGAAAATTATCAGAAAACGCTAGAGATGAATCCTGATAACGATAATGCAAGGGTAGTTATTGAGCGTATCGAAAAAGGACAAACTAAAAATAGCTAA
- a CDS encoding serine hydrolase domain-containing protein — protein MYKHFWALLAILVVSSVSIAQEKKEKFLNELKQEIQIEKIPGCGVVVIKNGQTVLSEYIGLADYAFSVPVDSNTIFSINSLSKIFAGTAIMQLVEDGEVKLSSPISDYLDDLPNEWNGITIRQLLSHTSGLPDIEDTENDGLIGGKGEKFAWEKVKNESVRFKAGESFDYIQTNYVLILKLIEKVSGMAYLEFLKTNQFDKIGIDEEIVFGSSFDSVPNKSSTYCYYVKNKQTGEYEKGEKPWEVSEEFLPLVWADAGAFATTDALAKWIKALENDEFISSKSREEMWTAVPLNDGQYGGFGGAFNGYGYGWPVVMRENHPAVSPIGGGRAALIIYPDDNLTIILLTNLTGSSPQDIIEKVAHHYWE, from the coding sequence ATGTATAAGCATTTTTGGGCTTTATTAGCCATTTTAGTTGTGTCATCCGTATCAATAGCTCAAGAAAAAAAAGAAAAATTCTTAAATGAATTAAAACAAGAAATTCAAATTGAAAAAATCCCGGGATGCGGAGTAGTAGTCATCAAAAATGGACAAACTGTACTTTCGGAATATATTGGGCTTGCTGATTATGCCTTTTCAGTTCCTGTTGATAGTAACACGATTTTTTCAATCAATTCACTTTCAAAAATATTTGCTGGCACCGCAATAATGCAATTGGTGGAAGATGGTGAAGTAAAGCTATCAAGCCCAATTTCAGATTATTTGGATGATTTGCCGAATGAGTGGAATGGAATTACAATTCGCCAACTTTTAAGTCATACTTCCGGTTTGCCTGATATTGAAGACACTGAAAATGATGGACTGATTGGGGGCAAAGGCGAAAAATTTGCTTGGGAAAAAGTTAAAAATGAGAGTGTTCGATTTAAAGCAGGAGAAAGCTTTGACTATATCCAGACAAATTATGTTTTGATTTTAAAACTGATTGAAAAGGTGAGTGGCATGGCTTACTTGGAGTTCCTGAAAACAAATCAATTTGATAAAATTGGTATTGACGAAGAAATCGTTTTTGGAAGTTCTTTTGACAGTGTTCCCAACAAAAGCTCGACATACTGCTATTATGTGAAGAATAAACAAACAGGCGAGTACGAAAAAGGAGAAAAGCCATGGGAAGTTTCAGAAGAATTTCTCCCGCTTGTATGGGCGGATGCAGGTGCATTTGCAACTACAGATGCATTGGCTAAATGGATTAAAGCTTTGGAAAACGACGAATTCATAAGTTCAAAAAGCAGGGAGGAAATGTGGACTGCCGTACCGTTAAATGACGGCCAGTATGGAGGCTTTGGTGGAGCTTTTAATGGATATGGATATGGATGGCCTGTTGTTATGCGAGAAAATCACCCCGCTGTATCGCCTATTGGAGGTGGAAGAGCAGCTTTAATTATTTATCCTGATGATAATTTGACAATTATTCTTTTGACAAATTTGACAGGCAGTTCACCACAGGATATAATTGAAAAAGTAGCTCACCACTATTGGGAATAG
- a CDS encoding GNAT family protein, translating to MIEFKPFTIDYAAEYSSIRNVPEVLDNGYDRTPNPFTEKDAVEYITKEIGKSPSERFFIFWNGKLAGEIGISIQEDVFRLNAEIGYFVGKEFWGQGIASKAVERMTAYAFDKFNIVRIVAGVFDFNKSSMKVLEKNGYYLECIRKNAVIKNGKIFDDYIWVKLKDETPIANN from the coding sequence ATGATAGAATTTAAACCTTTCACTATTGATTATGCCGCAGAATATTCAAGCATTAGGAATGTGCCTGAGGTTCTTGATAATGGTTATGACAGGACACCCAACCCTTTTACCGAGAAAGATGCAGTAGAATACATAACTAAGGAAATAGGAAAGAGCCCTTCTGAGCGTTTTTTTATATTCTGGAATGGAAAATTAGCCGGAGAAATCGGGATTTCTATTCAAGAAGATGTTTTTAGACTAAACGCTGAAATAGGATATTTTGTAGGCAAAGAATTTTGGGGACAGGGCATAGCATCAAAGGCAGTTGAAAGAATGACCGCTTATGCCTTTGATAAATTTAATATTGTTAGAATAGTCGCAGGAGTTTTTGATTTTAATAAGTCTTCAATGAAGGTGTTGGAGAAAAATGGATACTATTTGGAATGCATTAGAAAAAATGCTGTCATTAAAAATGGGAAAATTTTTGATGATTATATATGGGTAAAATTGAAAGATGAAACGCCAATTGCTAACAATTAA
- a CDS encoding serine hydrolase encodes MKSLIFILKTCILLSFIGCNTKTSQNKTQVNRKSEKTYTKKIDEFITEYYNNEQFNGNVLVVKKDSVLFQKSFGFTDGTQQTNLNDKSIFDIGSIAKQFNAVSIMILVERGAISLDDPISKFDLGLPDWAKKVKIKHLLNYSSGLPQINYSKVNNDEDVLMDLQNISSLLFEPGMSFNYNNNSVFLQMRIIEKVTKQSFKDFVSENIIFPLKLSNSVFDPKYDYPNRTRCFNSDKENYSEHYSTSGWLWLDINDMYKWVEALNSNKLISQKSFDELLRNSFFKNTASYPNFSKSSSLGEYFEKSRIHRHNGIAYQFESILLNDLKNDLIVIVLSNYRNKVWDLGHSIHNILLDKPYKSIYEAIRIQSIQDVDLGIKAYRELKEKHQDLYQLDKPSELNRLGYELLRMDKKEEAIKIFLLATSEFPNDANLFDSLGEGYFENGQYDLSLLNYKKSLQMNPENKNGEEMIDKLNAILNQ; translated from the coding sequence ATGAAATCATTAATATTTATCTTAAAAACTTGCATCCTACTATCCTTTATAGGATGTAATACGAAAACATCTCAAAACAAAACTCAGGTTAATCGTAAATCTGAAAAAACATACACCAAGAAAATTGATGAATTTATAACTGAATATTATAATAATGAACAATTTAATGGTAATGTTTTGGTCGTAAAAAAGGACTCTGTTCTGTTTCAAAAATCATTTGGTTTTACTGATGGTACACAACAAACAAATTTAAATGACAAATCGATATTTGATATAGGTTCGATAGCAAAGCAATTTAATGCAGTCTCAATAATGATTCTTGTAGAAAGAGGTGCTATATCTTTAGATGACCCGATTTCGAAATTTGATTTAGGGCTTCCTGATTGGGCCAAAAAAGTCAAGATAAAACATTTGTTAAACTACTCTAGTGGTTTACCTCAAATCAACTACTCTAAAGTAAATAATGATGAGGATGTATTAATGGATTTGCAAAACATAAGCAGCTTACTTTTTGAACCAGGGATGAGCTTTAATTACAATAATAATAGCGTTTTTTTACAAATGAGAATTATTGAAAAAGTGACAAAGCAATCATTTAAAGATTTTGTTTCCGAAAATATTATTTTTCCTTTAAAACTTAGTAATTCTGTTTTCGACCCAAAATATGATTACCCGAATAGAACTAGATGTTTCAATTCAGACAAAGAAAATTATTCAGAACATTATTCGACTAGTGGATGGCTTTGGCTAGACATTAATGATATGTATAAATGGGTTGAAGCTTTGAATTCTAATAAATTAATATCTCAAAAATCTTTTGATGAATTATTAAGAAATTCATTTTTTAAGAATACTGCTTCTTATCCTAATTTTTCAAAATCTTCTTCTTTAGGAGAGTATTTTGAAAAATCTAGAATTCATCGACACAATGGTATAGCATATCAATTTGAATCAATTTTACTTAATGATTTAAAAAATGATCTGATAGTAATTGTTCTTTCAAATTACAGAAACAAAGTTTGGGATTTAGGACATTCGATACATAACATTTTATTAGACAAGCCTTATAAATCAATTTATGAGGCCATAAGAATTCAATCCATTCAGGATGTGGATTTGGGTATTAAAGCCTATAGAGAATTAAAAGAAAAGCATCAAGATTTATATCAACTCGATAAACCAAGCGAACTCAATAGATTAGGATATGAGTTGTTAAGAATGGATAAAAAAGAGGAAGCTATTAAAATTTTCTTATTAGCTACTTCTGAATTTCCAAATGACGCTAATTTATTTGATAGTTTAGGAGAAGGATATTTTGAGAATGGGCAATATGATTTATCATTGCTGAACTATAAAAAGTCATTGCAAATGAACCCAGAAAACAAAAATGGCGAAGAGATGATTGACAAGCTTAATGCTATTTTAAATCAATAA
- a CDS encoding phosphoribosyltransferase-like protein, protein MKYPSKIQQQLEDVKSIISSWSINVDFEQVLQWIMQFDNQDFGLAIRILKNLNVIGYDELNEGLEVAYSKLERKAIEAKTKISHKNTIFAGIGENGKSGNMISYNFRLTNEISEDNFVLNDETLEYLEAGQIKNIVLIDDILSTGDSVLSEVKKLTEKTIPLKVENIFVLTAVGMSEGIEKVKEETKGKVHVFSAFEYDISDTVISLDSKFYDGIPYQDRIKVKEKLEYYGNSIYQKGKLGYKGIGGLIVFYYNTPNTTIPLIWGSRNSWIPLFKRATKLTGISAHYKEFDKAIAKKAKAQQTTEKNLEEITFYVEGRFDEEFLVSQLDKLISFLELKKASIISLGGFNSKKLIDNLNKLSNTKLLFVAEDDTFAPSGYQKIIKDNIKNSPHIFIQPVMYYIKIDQLYADEDYIRLLPKEEELVDLNDAEKRRLIERKFLRRMSMMRNERLKLLFERHVDESKIELLFKEIKDKLKE, encoded by the coding sequence ATGAAATATCCAAGTAAGATACAGCAACAATTAGAAGATGTAAAATCAATTATATCATCTTGGTCTATAAATGTAGATTTTGAACAAGTTTTGCAATGGATAATGCAATTTGACAATCAAGACTTTGGTTTAGCAATTAGAATTTTAAAGAATCTAAATGTTATTGGGTATGATGAATTAAATGAGGGATTAGAGGTTGCCTACTCAAAACTTGAAAGAAAAGCAATTGAGGCTAAAACTAAGATATCACATAAGAATACAATATTTGCAGGAATTGGAGAGAATGGCAAAAGTGGAAATATGATATCTTACAACTTTAGGTTGACCAATGAAATCTCAGAAGATAATTTTGTTTTGAATGATGAAACTCTTGAATATCTAGAAGCTGGACAAATTAAAAACATAGTTTTAATCGATGATATCCTATCTACAGGAGATTCTGTATTATCTGAAGTTAAAAAGCTAACTGAAAAGACCATTCCTTTAAAGGTAGAGAACATATTTGTTTTAACGGCAGTAGGCATGTCAGAAGGAATTGAAAAGGTGAAAGAAGAAACAAAAGGAAAGGTTCATGTTTTTTCTGCTTTTGAATATGATATTAGCGATACTGTAATCTCCTTAGATTCTAAATTTTATGACGGAATACCCTATCAAGATAGAATTAAAGTAAAAGAAAAATTGGAATACTATGGTAATTCTATTTACCAAAAAGGAAAACTTGGATATAAAGGTATAGGAGGTTTAATAGTTTTCTATTACAATACACCAAATACAACAATCCCTTTAATTTGGGGAAGTCGAAATTCATGGATACCATTGTTTAAACGAGCAACAAAATTGACAGGAATCTCTGCTCACTATAAAGAATTTGATAAGGCAATAGCCAAGAAAGCTAAGGCACAACAAACAACAGAAAAAAACCTTGAAGAAATCACATTTTATGTTGAAGGTAGATTTGATGAAGAGTTCTTAGTGTCCCAATTGGACAAATTAATTAGTTTTCTTGAGTTGAAAAAGGCTAGTATTATTTCATTAGGTGGTTTTAATTCGAAGAAACTAATTGACAACTTAAATAAACTATCAAATACAAAACTTTTATTTGTTGCAGAGGATGATACATTTGCTCCTAGTGGATATCAGAAAATAATTAAAGATAATATTAAGAATTCTCCTCATATATTTATTCAACCTGTAATGTATTATATAAAGATTGACCAACTATATGCTGATGAAGATTACATAAGATTATTGCCAAAAGAGGAAGAGCTTGTTGATTTAAATGATGCTGAAAAGCGACGTTTAATTGAACGAAAATTTTTAAGACGGATGTCAATGATGAGAAATGAAAGGCTTAAACTCCTATTTGAAAGACATGTAGATGAAAGTAAAATTGAATTGCTTTTTAAAGAAATTAAAGACAAGCTAAAGGAATAA
- a CDS encoding serine hydrolase: MKSLVLILKTFTLLSLIGWNTKSSPNKSQVNRKSEETYTKKIDEFITEYYNNDQFNGNVLVVKKDSVLFQKSFGYLSVQQEVELNKNSIFKIGSIAKEFNAVAIMMLQERGLLNIDDPISKYELNLPDWSSKITAKHLLNYTSGLPRIDTVSWLKNDDDAWKVLRESDTLLFEPTSRFLYDNSNIFLQRRIIEKVSGQSYEKFILENIVKPLKMEHSVHVPEEGHPNKTFCYDKDKNPCPKMEFISGWLWVTANDLHKWVKALNENILISQKSFDELLRNPFFKSTASYPNYSTSPSPFGEYFEKSRIHRHNGISYQFESILINDLKNDLVVIVLSNYRNKVWNLGHSIHNILLDKPYKSIYEAIRIRTIQDVDSGIKAYRELKEKHQDLYQFDKPSDLNRLGYELLRMDKKEEAIKIFLLATSEFPNDANLFDSLGEGYFENGQYDLSLFNYKKSLQMNPGNKNGEEMIEKINAILNQ; the protein is encoded by the coding sequence ATGAAATCATTAGTATTAATCCTAAAAACTTTCACCCTGCTATCTTTGATAGGATGGAATACCAAATCATCTCCAAACAAATCTCAGGTTAATCGTAAATCTGAAGAAACATACACCAAAAAAATTGATGAATTTATAACTGAATATTATAATAATGATCAATTTAATGGTAATGTTTTGGTCGTAAAAAAGGACTCTGTTCTGTTTCAAAAATCATTTGGCTATTTATCTGTTCAACAGGAGGTTGAACTTAATAAAAATTCAATTTTTAAAATCGGATCTATTGCTAAAGAGTTTAATGCTGTGGCTATTATGATGTTGCAAGAGCGTGGCCTATTGAACATAGATGATCCTATTTCAAAATACGAATTAAACTTACCTGATTGGTCTAGTAAAATAACTGCAAAACATTTATTAAACTACACAAGTGGTTTGCCTAGGATTGATACAGTATCGTGGCTAAAAAATGATGATGACGCTTGGAAAGTATTAAGAGAAAGTGACACCTTACTTTTTGAACCAACATCACGTTTTCTATATGATAATTCCAATATCTTTCTACAAAGACGAATAATTGAAAAAGTATCAGGCCAATCATATGAGAAATTCATTCTGGAAAATATTGTGAAACCATTAAAAATGGAACATTCTGTTCATGTTCCAGAAGAAGGTCACCCAAATAAAACATTCTGTTACGATAAGGATAAAAATCCTTGTCCGAAAATGGAATTTATAAGTGGTTGGTTATGGGTAACTGCAAATGATTTACATAAATGGGTTAAAGCTTTAAATGAGAATATATTAATAAGTCAAAAATCATTTGATGAATTATTAAGAAATCCATTTTTTAAGAGTACTGCTTCTTATCCTAATTATTCAACATCTCCATCTCCTTTTGGAGAGTATTTTGAAAAATCTAGAATTCATCGACACAATGGTATATCCTATCAATTTGAATCGATTTTAATTAATGATTTAAAAAATGATCTGGTAGTAATTGTTCTTTCAAATTACAGAAACAAAGTTTGGAATTTAGGACATTCGATACATAACATTTTATTAGACAAGCCTTATAAATCAATTTATGAGGCCATAAGAATTCGAACCATTCAGGATGTGGATTCGGGTATTAAAGCCTATAGAGAATTAAAAGAAAAGCATCAAGATTTATATCAATTCGATAAACCAAGCGATCTCAATAGATTAGGATATGAGTTGTTAAGAATGGATAAAAAAGAGGAAGCTATTAAAATTTTCTTATTAGCTACTTCTGAATTTCCAAATGACGCTAATTTATTTGATAGTTTAGGTGAAGGATATTTTGAGAATGGGCAATATGATTTATCATTGTTTAACTATAAAAAATCATTGCAAATGAACCCAGGAAACAAAAATGGCGAAGAGATGATTGAAAAGATTAATGCTATTTTAAATCAATAA